Proteins encoded within one genomic window of Ctenopharyngodon idella isolate HZGC_01 chromosome 6, HZGC01, whole genome shotgun sequence:
- the LOC127514868 gene encoding protein-glutamine gamma-glutamyltransferase 5-like: protein MNNSTPSELLNTHTQWKRRRRRTPYKKHNKEASESNSKPQHSCIMNATQFKVQNVDLQQVRNQIQHRTEGLSSRTLVLRRGQPFTILINYDGRPFNPQREKLVFALGPLDVEVPLSVSGQPSPNQWSAIQEKSLPIPYAPCPLAVSLSSPVSAYVGVYKLQLRVETGQSAKTYFLGNFTLLCNPWCEDDPVFLPSEDLRNEYVSSDYGVLYKGSPCNMFPRPWSFNQYDKGMLDICMQLLQISPQSQADMKKDLLNRSSPVYISRVVSAMVNCQDDKGVLQGNWTENYSGGVNPSTWSGSGDILRMWSETQYSPVKYGQCWVFAAVMCTVMRALGIPTRVVTNFSSGHDTNDNMVIEEYYSEMGEKLSIGQDSICQVSVKHNAAEFEKFLFVQELVWVESWMKRPDLGQGYDGWQVLDPTPQEKSKGIFRCGPASVKAISEKKVDMPFDVPFVYAEVNADVHEIMVRNGKRLSCTVKKDKVGVLICTKHPGSKKMQDITAEYKPKKDILRTECFSAPLKVELQSAKFSDAGGDLGNLVPGGIAVSLHLLKAPIVGENISFNIIIINKRNVLKRLRKHVNAQSKEYNCNPKEAFWKADNDLEIGPYESMAVKHEISFKEYMQKEVKEDHLVNLAVVIEDVESEERVLASEEFHIKSPALQIHVQNKRSVIINEQQLAMVTFTNTFDVAVSGELTIEGSGLLEEKVQISLKIQPGETIWRPVSIIPRMTGDKMLHGSLVLTNLPIILRGFKTVNVQAV, encoded by the exons TGGAAAAGGAGGCGTCGAAGGACACCATataaaaagcacaataaagagGCATCTGAATCTAACAGCAAACCACAACACAGCTGTATCATGAACG CTACACAGTTCAAGGTTCAAAATGTCGACCTGCAACAGGTCCGGAACCAGATCCAGCACAGGACCGAAGGTCTGAGCTCCAGAACTCTGGTGCTGCGAAGAGGACAGCCGTTCACAATTCTCATTAACTATGATGGACGGCCATTCAATCCACAGAGGGAAAAACTGGTCTTTGCTCtag GGCCGCTGGATGTGGAGGtccctctctctgtgtctgGACAGCCTTCTCCAAATCAATGGAGTGCCATTCAGGAGAAGAGCCTACCTATCCCGTATGCACCCTGTCCACTGGCAGTATCACTGTCCAGCCCTGTGTCTGCCTATGTAGGAGTCTATAAACTCCAGCTGAGAGTCGAGACCGGCCAGAGTGCCAAAACCTATTTTCTCGGCAATTTCACGCTCCTCTGCAACCCCTGGTGCGAAG ATGATCCAGTGTTCCTGCCGTCGGAGGATCTGAGGAATGAATACGTCAGTAGTGATTATGGCGTGCTGTATAAGGGCAGCCCCTGTAACATGTTCCCCAGACCCTGGTCTTTTAATCAG TATGATAAAGGGATGCTGGACATCTGTATGCAGTTGCTGCAGATAAGTCCTCAATCTCAAGCCGACATGAAGAAAGATCTGCTGAACCGCAGCAGTCCGGTGTACATCAGCCGCGTGGTCTCCGCTATG GTGAACTGTCAGGATGATAAAGGGGTGTTACAGGGGAACTGGACAGAAAACTACAGCGGCGGTGTCAACCCCTCGACGTGGTCCGGCAGTGGAGATATTCTCAGGATGTGGTCAGAAACACAATACAGCCCTGTGAAATACGGACAGTGCTGGGTGTTCGCTGCTGTCATGTGTACAG TAATGAGAGCCCTCGGCATTCCAACTCGAGTGGTCACCAACTTCAGCTCCGGTCACGACacaaatgacaacatggtgatTGAGGAATATTACTCAGAGATGGGGGAAAAGCTGTCCATAGGCCAGGATAGCATCTG CCAGGTTTCAGTGAAGCACAATGCAGCCGAGTTTGAAAAGTTCCTATTTGTGCAG GAACTTGTGTGGGTGGAGAGCTGGATGAAGAGGCCTGATCTGGGTCAAGGTTATGATGGCTGGCAGGTTCTTGACCCCACACCTCAAGAGAAGAGCAAGG GAATATTCCGCTGTGGCCCTGCTTCTGTTAAAGCCATTTCTGAGAAGAAGGTGGACATGCCATTCGATGTACCGTTCGTTTATGCAGAAGTGAATGCAGATGTGCATGAAATAATGGTGAGAAATGGGAAGAGATTATCATGCACTGTTAAAAAGGACAAAGTTGGAGTCCTGATCTGTACCAAACATCCCGGATCCAAGAAAATGCAGGACATCACGGCAGAATACAAACCTAAGAAGG ATATCTTGAGAACTGAATGCTTCAGCGCGCCCTTGAAAGTTGAACTGCAAAGCGCCAAAT TTTCAGATGCTGGAGGTGATTTGGGGAATCTTG TTCCTGGGGGCATTGCAGTTTCTCTCCATCTCTTGAAAGCTCCCATAGTCGgagaaaacatttctttcaaCATCATAATCATTAATAAAAGGAATGTTCTGAAAAGGCTGAGAAAACATGTGAATGCTCAGAGCAAAGAGTACAACTGCAATCCCAAAGAAGCCTTCTGGAAGGCTGACAATGATCTGGAGATCGGCCCGTATGAAT CCATGGCTGTAAAACACGAGATCTCCTTCAAGGAGTACATGCAGAAGGAGGTGAAGGAGGATCATCTGGTTAACCTGGCTGTGGTTATAGAGGATGTGGAGTCTGAGGAGAGAGTGCTGGCTTCAGAAGAGTTCCACATCAAGAGCCCTGCCCTCCAAATACAT gTTCAAAACAAGCGCTCGGTCATCATCAATGAGCAGCAACTTGCCATGGTGACTTTTACCAACACGTTCGATGTTGCAGTGAGCGGTGAACTCACCATAGAGGGTTCAGGACTCTTAGAGGAGAAGGTTCAGATCAg CCTTAAGATCCAGCCTGGAGAAACCATTTGGAGGCCCGTCAGTATCATTCCCAGGATGACGGGTGACAAGATGCTTCACGGTAGTTTAGTGTTGACAAATCTGCCCATCATCCTCCGTGGATTCAAGACCGTCAATGTTCAAGCAGTTTAA
- the LOC127513844 gene encoding heme oxygenase — protein METIEKTQTAITDSELSEQIKAATKDSHVRAENTELMLSYQRGNVSLRQYQLLLCSLYKIYEALEEALDRNASHDAVAPIYFPQELARLESIEKDLKHFYGQNWKEKITVPAATLRYAQRLREVGRDHPEYLVAHAYTRYLGDLSGGQVLGRITQKSLGLKNGEGLSFFSFPGVSSPNLFKQLYRSRMNSIELTETQRNGVLQEAVTAFELNIQVFNELQDSVSCVSETENEMRQRHTQHKQNTTTTAGDEALQSSSSLMPRFLRTLLGVSVVLAVGMVYAF, from the exons aTGGAGACGATTGAGAAAACACAGACCGCAATCACAGACAG TGAACTATCAGAGCAGATCAAAGCTGCGACTAAAGACAGTCATGTGCGAGCCGAGAACACGGAGCTGATGCTGAGCTACCAGAGAGGAAACGTGTCCCTCCGACAGTACCAA CTGCTCTTGTGTTCGCTGTATAAGATATACGAGGCATTGGAGGAAGCGCTGGACAGGAACGCCTCCCATGATGCTGTGGCTCCCATATACTTCCCACAGGAACTGGCCCGGCTGGAGTCCATTGAGAAAGACCTGAAGCATTTCTACGGCCAGAACTGGAAGGAGAAGATCACTGTGCCGGCCGCCACGCTGAGATACGCCCAGAGACTGAGAGAG GTGGGCAGAGATCATCCTGAATATCTGGTCGCTCACGCGTACACGCGCTACCTCGGCGACCTGTCGGGCGGGCAGGTGCTGGGTCGCATCACGCAGAAGTCATTAGGGCTGAAGAACGGAGAGGGCTTGTCGTTCTTCTCGTTTCCTGGTGTGAGCAGCCCCAACCTCTTCAAGCAGCTGTACAGGAGCCGCATGAACAGCATCGAGCTGACGGAGACTCAGAGGAACGGCGTGCTGCAGGAGGCCGTCACCGCATTCGAGCTCAACATCCAG GTCTTTAACGAGCTGCAGGACTCTGTGAGCTGCGTGTCAGAGACGGAAAATGAAATgagacagagacacacacaacacaagcAGAACACAACAACGACAGCAG GTGATGAAGCGCTGCAGAGCTCCTCGTCTCTGATGCCGCGGTTCCTGCGGACGCTGCTCGGTGTGTCTGTGGTTCTGGCCGTCGGGATGGTCTACGCCTTTTAA